A single region of the Pseudomonas solani genome encodes:
- a CDS encoding class I SAM-dependent methyltransferase yields the protein MPLLPDELANLSATTLEDYNQNADGFRENTRDHDVSQNIEALLRHIHGPAPLAILDFGCGPGRDLRTFRALGHAPVGLDGAERFVEMARADSGCEVWLQSFLDLQLPAERFDGVFANATLFHVPGQELPRVLRQLHATLKPGGVLFSSNPRGQNQEGWSGNRYGAWHDFAAWKALLEAAGFDELEHYYRPAGLPREQQPWVASVWRRSGTVAPG from the coding sequence ATGCCCTTGCTGCCCGATGAGCTCGCCAACCTCAGCGCCACCACGCTGGAGGACTACAACCAGAACGCCGATGGCTTCCGCGAGAACACCCGCGACCATGATGTGAGCCAGAACATCGAGGCCCTGTTGCGGCATATCCACGGCCCGGCGCCGCTGGCCATCCTCGATTTCGGCTGCGGGCCGGGGCGCGACCTGCGCACCTTCCGCGCCCTGGGCCACGCGCCGGTGGGGCTGGACGGCGCCGAGCGCTTCGTCGAGATGGCACGGGCGGATTCCGGGTGCGAGGTGTGGTTGCAGTCCTTCCTCGACCTGCAGTTGCCGGCCGAACGCTTCGATGGTGTGTTCGCCAATGCCACGCTGTTCCACGTGCCAGGGCAGGAGCTGCCGAGGGTGCTGCGCCAGCTGCACGCGACGCTGAAGCCGGGTGGGGTGCTGTTCAGCTCCAACCCGCGCGGGCAGAACCAGGAAGGCTGGAGTGGCAACCGCTATGGCGCCTGGCACGACTTCGCGGCCTGGAAGGCGCTGCTGGAGGCGGCAGGGTTCGATGAGCTGGAGCATTACTACCGCCCGGCGGGCCTGCCGCGGGAGCAGCAGCCCTGGGTGGCGAGCGTGTGGCGCAGGAGCGGGACGGTGGCCCCGGGCTGA
- a CDS encoding DUF4291 domain-containing protein, whose amino-acid sequence MQAFPQKQIRAHYDARTLRVYQAYSDAIADSALAHGTFVSPPFKLERMTWIKPSFLWMMYRAGWGLKDSGQKRILALDISHEGFAWALANSCPSHPEPGQGKEEWERIKNASPVRIQWDPERNLHLEPLPHRAIQIGLGPEASRRYVEQWIQGITEVTDLAHDIHALVQAGELEEARRRLPEEREYIP is encoded by the coding sequence ATGCAGGCATTCCCCCAGAAACAGATCAGGGCCCACTACGACGCCCGCACCCTCCGCGTCTACCAGGCCTACTCCGACGCCATCGCCGACAGCGCGCTGGCCCACGGCACCTTCGTCTCGCCGCCCTTCAAGCTGGAGCGCATGACCTGGATAAAGCCCTCCTTCCTCTGGATGATGTACCGCGCCGGCTGGGGCCTGAAGGACAGCGGGCAGAAGCGCATCCTCGCCCTCGACATCAGCCACGAAGGCTTCGCCTGGGCCCTGGCCAACAGCTGCCCCAGCCACCCGGAGCCGGGTCAGGGCAAGGAGGAATGGGAGCGCATCAAGAACGCCTCGCCGGTGCGCATCCAGTGGGACCCGGAGCGCAACCTGCACCTCGAGCCGCTGCCCCACCGCGCGATCCAGATCGGCCTGGGCCCAGAGGCTTCAAGGCGCTACGTGGAGCAGTGGATACAGGGCATCACCGAGGTCACCGACCTGGCCCATGACATCCACGCCCTGGTGCAGGCCGGAGAGCTGGAAGAGGCGCGGCGCAGGCTGCCCGAAGAGCGCGAATACATCCCTTGA
- a CDS encoding amino acid ABC transporter ATP-binding protein, producing MISIKNVNKWYGEFQVLTDCSTEVQKGEVVVVCGPSGSGKSTLIKCVNALEPFQKGDIVVDGTSIADKKTDLPKLRSRVGMVFQHFELFPHLSITENLTIAQIKVLGRSKEEATAKGLKLLERVGLSAHAHKHPGQLSGGQQQRVAIARALAMDPVVMLFDEPTSALDPEMVNEVLDVMVQLANEGMTMMCVTHEMGFARKVADRVIFMDAGQIVEDCPKEEFFGDVSQRSERAQQFLAKILQH from the coding sequence ACGGGGAATTCCAGGTGCTGACCGACTGCAGCACCGAGGTCCAGAAAGGTGAAGTGGTGGTCGTCTGCGGGCCGTCCGGCTCCGGAAAATCCACCCTGATCAAGTGCGTCAACGCGCTGGAGCCCTTCCAGAAGGGCGACATCGTCGTCGACGGCACCTCCATCGCCGACAAGAAGACCGACCTGCCCAAGCTGCGCTCCCGCGTCGGCATGGTGTTCCAGCACTTCGAGCTGTTCCCGCACCTGTCGATCACCGAGAACCTCACCATCGCCCAGATCAAGGTGCTTGGCCGCAGCAAGGAAGAAGCCACCGCCAAGGGGCTCAAGCTGCTGGAGCGCGTCGGCCTCTCCGCCCACGCCCACAAGCACCCGGGCCAGCTCTCCGGCGGCCAGCAGCAGCGCGTCGCCATCGCCCGCGCCCTGGCCATGGACCCGGTGGTGATGCTGTTCGACGAGCCCACCTCGGCGCTCGACCCAGAGATGGTCAACGAAGTGCTCGACGTGATGGTGCAACTGGCCAACGAAGGCATGACCATGATGTGCGTCACCCACGAGATGGGCTTCGCCCGCAAGGTCGCCGACCGGGTGATCTTCATGGACGCCGGCCAGATCGTCGAAGACTGCCCCAAGGAAGAGTTCTTCGGCGACGTCAGCCAGCGCTCCGAACGCGCCCAGCAGTTCCTCGCCAAGATCCTGCAACATTGA
- a CDS encoding 3-oxoacyl-ACP reductase family protein yields the protein MTSTQTLSGKVAFIQGGSRGIGAAIAKRLAREGAAVALTYAASGQAAEEVVKAIEAAGGRALAIKADSSDEQALRGAIRYTVDSFGRLDILVNNAGVLAVAPIEEFAIEDLDRTLAVNVRSVVIASQEAARVMGEGGRIITIGSTNAERMPFAGGSVYAMSKAAVAGFTQGLSRDLGPRGITVNNVQPGPVDTDMNPAEGDFAESLKQMMALARYGKAEEIASFVAYLAGPEAGYITGANLTIDGGFAA from the coding sequence ATGACCTCGACTCAAACGCTCAGCGGCAAGGTTGCATTCATCCAGGGCGGTTCCCGCGGTATCGGCGCCGCCATCGCCAAGCGCCTGGCCCGTGAAGGCGCCGCCGTGGCGCTGACCTACGCCGCTTCCGGCCAGGCCGCCGAAGAGGTGGTGAAAGCCATCGAAGCAGCCGGTGGCCGCGCCTTGGCCATCAAGGCCGACAGCAGCGACGAGCAGGCCCTGCGCGGCGCCATCCGCTACACCGTGGACAGCTTCGGCCGCCTCGACATCCTGGTGAACAACGCCGGCGTGCTGGCCGTGGCGCCCATCGAGGAATTCGCCATCGAAGACCTCGACCGCACCCTGGCAGTGAACGTGCGCAGCGTGGTGATCGCCAGCCAGGAAGCCGCCCGGGTGATGGGCGAGGGTGGCCGCATCATCACCATCGGCAGCACCAATGCCGAGCGTATGCCCTTTGCCGGTGGCTCGGTCTACGCCATGAGCAAGGCGGCGGTGGCGGGCTTCACCCAGGGCCTGTCCCGTGACCTGGGCCCCCGTGGCATCACCGTGAACAACGTGCAGCCCGGCCCGGTGGATACCGACATGAACCCGGCCGAGGGCGACTTCGCCGAATCGCTCAAGCAGATGATGGCGCTGGCGCGCTACGGCAAGGCCGAGGAGATCGCCAGCTTCGTGGCCTACCTGGCCGGCCCGGAAGCGGGCTACATCACCGGTGCCAACCTGACGATCGACGGTGGTTTCGCCGCCTGA
- a CDS encoding sigma-54-dependent transcriptional regulator, producing the protein MTEPLSVLIVEDDPHVLLGCQQALALEDIPSIGVASAEEALKQIGTDFAGIVISDIRLPGIDGLELLARLKARDRSLPVVLITGHGDISMAVGAMRDGAYDFMEKPFSPERLVEVTRRALEQRGLAREVTALRRQLAGRQSLEQRIIGRSPAMQALRELIANVADTAANVLIEGETGTGKELVARCLHDYSRRQPQQFVALNCGGLPENLFDSEIFGHEAHAFTGAGKRRIGKIEHAHNGTLFLDEIESMPMNLQIKFLRVLQEQTLERLGSNQPIPVDCRVVAATKADLDEQGKAGQFRSDLYYRLNVVTLELPPLRDRREDILLLFDHFLQLASLRFDRAMPEIDRATVSSLMAHDWPGNVRELRNVAERYALGLPVFKKTGLALDGNEPSFAEAVEAFERNLLGDALERHGGNLSQAAIALGMAKTTLFDKVKKYGL; encoded by the coding sequence ATGACCGAGCCGCTCAGCGTCCTTATCGTCGAAGACGACCCCCACGTCCTGCTCGGCTGCCAGCAGGCACTGGCCCTGGAAGACATCCCCAGCATCGGTGTCGCCAGCGCCGAGGAAGCCCTCAAGCAGATCGGCACCGACTTCGCCGGCATCGTCATCAGCGACATCCGCCTGCCGGGCATCGACGGCCTCGAGCTGCTCGCCCGCCTCAAGGCCCGCGACCGCAGCCTGCCGGTGGTGCTGATCACCGGCCACGGCGACATCTCCATGGCGGTGGGCGCCATGCGCGACGGCGCCTACGACTTCATGGAGAAGCCCTTCTCCCCCGAACGCCTGGTGGAGGTCACCCGCCGCGCGCTGGAGCAGCGCGGCCTGGCCCGCGAAGTCACCGCCCTGCGCCGCCAACTGGCCGGGCGCCAGTCCCTGGAGCAACGCATCATCGGCCGCTCGCCGGCCATGCAGGCTCTGCGCGAGCTGATCGCCAACGTCGCCGACACCGCCGCCAACGTGCTGATCGAAGGCGAAACCGGCACCGGCAAGGAGCTGGTCGCCCGCTGCCTGCACGACTACAGCCGGCGCCAGCCCCAGCAGTTCGTCGCGCTCAACTGCGGCGGCCTGCCGGAGAACCTCTTCGACAGCGAAATCTTCGGCCACGAGGCCCACGCCTTCACCGGCGCCGGCAAGCGCCGCATCGGCAAGATCGAGCACGCCCACAACGGCACCCTGTTCCTCGACGAGATCGAGAGCATGCCCATGAACCTGCAGATCAAGTTCCTCCGCGTGCTGCAGGAGCAGACCCTGGAGCGCCTCGGCTCCAACCAGCCGATCCCGGTGGACTGCCGCGTGGTCGCCGCCACCAAGGCCGACCTCGACGAACAGGGCAAGGCCGGCCAGTTCCGCAGCGACCTCTACTACCGCCTCAACGTGGTGACCCTGGAACTGCCGCCGCTGCGCGACCGACGCGAAGACATCCTGCTGCTGTTCGACCACTTCCTGCAGCTCGCCTCGCTGCGCTTCGACCGCGCCATGCCGGAGATCGACCGCGCCACCGTCTCCAGCCTCATGGCCCACGATTGGCCGGGCAACGTGCGCGAACTGCGCAACGTCGCCGAGCGCTACGCCCTTGGCCTCCCCGTGTTCAAGAAGACCGGCCTGGCCCTGGACGGCAACGAACCCAGCTTCGCCGAAGCCGTGGAAGCCTTCGAACGCAACCTCCTCGGCGACGCCCTGGAACGCCACGGCGGCAACCTCAGCCAGGCCGCCATCGCCCTCGGCATGGCCAAGACCACCCTGTTCGACAAGGTCAAGAAATACGGCCTCTGA
- a CDS encoding SRPBCC family protein: protein MSSTASPTAHRECATSRLIDAPPARVFRAIASPEHLARWWGPNGFSSTFELFEFRPDGHWRFTLHGPDGTDYPNHNLFREITPGRVLIEHFSDDHHFFLTITLTLEGTGTRVGWQQVFDSAEHREQIATFVLPANEENLDRLTAEVHNVDWPMA, encoded by the coding sequence ATGAGCAGCACCGCCTCCCCCACCGCCCATCGCGAATGCGCCACCTCACGGCTCATCGACGCACCGCCGGCCCGGGTATTCCGCGCCATCGCCAGCCCCGAGCACCTCGCCCGCTGGTGGGGCCCGAACGGCTTCAGCAGCACCTTCGAGCTCTTCGAATTCCGCCCCGACGGCCACTGGCGCTTCACCCTCCACGGCCCCGACGGCACCGACTACCCCAACCACAACCTGTTCCGCGAGATCACCCCCGGGCGGGTACTAATCGAACACTTCTCGGACGACCACCACTTCTTCCTCACCATCACCCTCACCCTGGAAGGCACCGGCACGCGGGTGGGCTGGCAGCAGGTCTTCGACAGCGCGGAACACCGCGAACAGATCGCCACCTTCGTGCTGCCGGCCAACGAGGAAAACCTCGACCGCCTAACCGCCGAAGTGCACAACGTCGACTGGCCCATGGCCTAA
- a CDS encoding MarR family winged helix-turn-helix transcriptional regulator: MTADTAEDVFESIHSVMHLYRARQYRTLRDGAHDLAHMEFKALNFFAHNPGATQSDLVAHSGRDKAQIARLIQALRAKTLLEGKADEADKRSIRLYPTAAGTALHQAVRQQGRRLNQVAVDGFSQEECQQLLDLLARVQANLNAED, encoded by the coding sequence ATGACCGCCGATACAGCCGAAGACGTCTTCGAATCCATCCACTCCGTCATGCACCTCTACCGCGCCCGGCAATACCGGACGCTGCGCGACGGCGCCCACGACCTCGCCCACATGGAATTCAAGGCGCTGAACTTCTTCGCCCACAATCCGGGGGCGACCCAGAGCGACCTGGTGGCCCACTCCGGGCGCGACAAGGCGCAGATCGCCCGCCTGATCCAGGCGTTGCGCGCCAAGACGCTGCTGGAAGGCAAGGCCGACGAGGCCGACAAGCGCAGCATCCGGCTCTACCCCACCGCCGCCGGCACGGCTCTCCACCAGGCGGTGCGCCAACAGGGCCGACGCCTCAACCAGGTGGCGGTGGACGGCTTCAGCCAGGAGGAATGCCAGCAGTTGCTCGACCTGCTGGCGCGGGTGCAGGCCAACCTGAACGCCGAAGACTGA
- a CDS encoding LysR family transcriptional regulator, translated as MGTLNNIECFVRSAEAGSFAEAARRLGLTPAAVGKNVAKLERGLGVQLFQRSTRSLKLTEAGERFLIEVSGGLATLQGAVANLASAGGQPAGNLKVSMGLMFGREYIVPLLEGFLARYPAIVPDWHFDNRQVDLIGEGFDIGIGGGFELPQGVIARQIGPGHRVLLASPSYLEKHPQPQAPAELTQHDGILLRSPQTGRVRNWVLRNGSDDQSPIDLRPRMLMSDPEAACHAACMGLGITLVSTVHAVHFIERGQLVRVLPDWHVLSDPLCLYFSAQKLLPAKTRVFIDHVVQAFREQGLAERFSAQGPACGGRG; from the coding sequence ATGGGAACCCTGAACAACATCGAATGCTTCGTCCGCAGCGCTGAGGCTGGCAGCTTTGCCGAGGCCGCACGGCGCCTGGGCCTGACGCCAGCGGCAGTCGGCAAGAACGTGGCGAAACTGGAGCGTGGGCTGGGAGTGCAGCTGTTCCAGCGTAGTACACGCAGCCTGAAACTCACCGAGGCCGGCGAGCGCTTCCTCATCGAGGTCAGCGGCGGCCTCGCCACCCTCCAGGGCGCGGTGGCCAACCTCGCCAGCGCGGGCGGCCAGCCGGCGGGCAACCTCAAGGTGAGCATGGGGCTGATGTTCGGCCGCGAATACATCGTGCCGCTGCTCGAGGGCTTCCTCGCCCGCTATCCCGCCATCGTCCCCGACTGGCATTTCGACAACCGCCAGGTGGACCTCATCGGCGAAGGCTTCGACATCGGCATCGGCGGCGGTTTCGAGCTGCCCCAGGGGGTGATCGCCCGGCAGATCGGCCCGGGGCATCGCGTGCTGCTGGCCTCACCCAGCTACCTGGAGAAACACCCGCAGCCACAAGCGCCGGCGGAACTCACCCAGCACGACGGCATCCTCCTGCGTTCACCGCAGACCGGCCGCGTTCGCAACTGGGTGCTGCGCAACGGCAGTGACGACCAGTCCCCCATCGACCTGCGGCCGCGCATGCTGATGAGCGACCCGGAAGCCGCCTGCCACGCCGCGTGCATGGGCCTGGGCATCACACTGGTCAGCACGGTGCACGCGGTGCACTTCATCGAGCGCGGCCAACTGGTGCGGGTACTGCCGGACTGGCACGTGCTCTCCGACCCGCTGTGCCTCTACTTCAGCGCGCAGAAGCTGTTGCCGGCCAAGACCCGCGTCTTCATCGACCACGTGGTGCAAGCCTTCCGCGAGCAGGGCCTGGCCGAACGCTTCTCCGCCCAGGGCCCGGCCTGCGGCGGCCGGGGCTGA
- a CDS encoding peroxiredoxin, producing MALRINDTVPDFKAETDQGSISFHDWIGSNWAILFSHPKDFTPVCTTEFGAVAQLAAEWAKRGTQVIGVSVDGVQAHQKWKGDIEAFCGANATFPIIADESLAVSKAFDMLPAEAYLPDGRTAADTATVRSVFIIGPDKKLKLSMTYPMSVGRNFAEVLRALDALQLTYNVPLATPANWTEGQDVIVALALNDDQAREKYGSIDIKLPYLRTTAAPK from the coding sequence ATGGCATTGCGCATCAACGATACGGTCCCTGACTTCAAGGCCGAAACCGACCAGGGCAGCATCAGCTTCCACGATTGGATCGGCTCCAACTGGGCCATCCTCTTCTCCCACCCCAAGGACTTCACCCCGGTGTGCACCACCGAGTTCGGCGCCGTGGCGCAACTGGCCGCCGAATGGGCCAAGCGCGGCACCCAGGTGATCGGCGTCTCGGTGGACGGGGTGCAGGCGCACCAGAAGTGGAAGGGTGATATCGAGGCGTTCTGTGGCGCCAACGCGACCTTCCCGATCATCGCCGACGAGTCCCTGGCCGTGTCCAAGGCCTTCGACATGCTGCCCGCCGAGGCCTACCTGCCCGATGGCCGCACCGCCGCCGACACCGCCACCGTGCGCTCGGTGTTCATCATCGGCCCGGACAAGAAGCTCAAGCTGTCCATGACCTACCCGATGTCCGTGGGCCGCAACTTCGCCGAGGTGCTGCGCGCCCTCGACGCCCTGCAGCTGACCTACAACGTGCCCCTGGCCACCCCGGCCAACTGGACCGAAGGCCAGGACGTGATCGTCGCCCTCGCCCTCAATGACGACCAGGCCCGCGAGAAGTACGGCAGCATCGACATCAAGCTGCCCTACCTGCGCACCACCGCCGCGCCGAAGTAG
- a CDS encoding siderophore-interacting protein, with protein MDQPVQTRRVQRVRHELRRRELDVLRVERISPHFMSVTFGGDELADFVSASFDDHIKFMFVDEQGELIRRDYTPRHFDLERRELTLEFALHGEGGACEWAERTQPGDSALIGGPRGSMIIPLDYDWHLLVGDSSALPAIHRRLEELPAGARVTAIVQLAEADRRDLRSAANLDLRWVDTPEELVAAVQALQLPTGEGYAWGAGEHGMMTRSRALLVEKGQPKEAMRVAAYWRQGFSDHHEDLGD; from the coding sequence ATGGACCAACCCGTACAGACCCGCCGCGTGCAGCGCGTGCGCCACGAACTGCGCCGCCGCGAGCTGGACGTGCTCCGCGTGGAGCGCATCAGCCCGCATTTCATGAGCGTCACCTTCGGCGGTGACGAACTGGCGGACTTCGTTTCCGCCTCCTTCGACGACCACATCAAGTTCATGTTCGTGGACGAGCAGGGCGAGCTCATCCGCCGCGACTACACGCCGCGCCACTTCGATCTTGAACGTCGCGAGCTGACCCTCGAATTCGCCCTGCACGGCGAGGGCGGCGCCTGCGAATGGGCCGAGCGCACGCAGCCGGGCGACTCCGCGCTGATCGGCGGTCCGCGCGGCTCGATGATCATCCCCCTGGATTACGACTGGCACCTGCTGGTGGGCGACTCCAGCGCCTTGCCGGCGATCCACCGCCGCCTGGAGGAGCTGCCGGCCGGCGCCCGCGTCACCGCCATCGTGCAGCTGGCCGAGGCCGACCGCCGCGATTTGCGCAGCGCCGCGAACCTCGACCTGCGCTGGGTCGATACGCCGGAGGAACTGGTCGCCGCCGTACAGGCCCTGCAGCTGCCGACTGGCGAAGGCTACGCCTGGGGCGCCGGCGAGCACGGCATGATGACCCGCTCCCGCGCCCTGCTGGTGGAGAAGGGGCAGCCGAAGGAGGCGATGCGCGTCGCGGCCTACTGGCGGCAGGGGTTTTCGGATCACCATGAGGACCTGGGGGACTGA
- a CDS encoding YwqG family protein, whose translation MHDNDEIQAIRQQLARPATQFTAGGFRPTQADDESWLGRVFLFRADEGIPCNAAGDAMLPLAQFHLPSLPVNHPLLADVRVLTLFISADFGEPLEPMGAHWLIREYGHHEVLERKELAAPASFIKPFPLKAERLDEDYPLWDGGGVPADLEDRILELERQGTIDSYYDIVSHCYAHKIGGYPSFCQSGIDPGDGFEFVFQISSDAKINLNVVDSGSLMFWKHRSSGEWALYYDFY comes from the coding sequence ATGCACGACAACGATGAAATCCAGGCGATCCGCCAGCAGCTGGCCCGCCCCGCCACGCAGTTCACCGCTGGCGGCTTCCGCCCCACCCAGGCCGACGACGAAAGCTGGCTGGGCCGGGTCTTCCTGTTCCGCGCCGACGAAGGCATCCCCTGCAACGCGGCCGGGGACGCAATGCTGCCCCTGGCCCAGTTCCACCTGCCGAGCCTGCCGGTCAACCACCCGCTGCTGGCGGATGTACGGGTGCTGACCCTGTTCATCTCCGCCGATTTCGGCGAGCCGCTGGAGCCCATGGGCGCCCACTGGCTCATCCGTGAATACGGTCACCACGAGGTGCTGGAGCGCAAGGAGCTGGCCGCGCCGGCTTCCTTCATCAAACCCTTCCCGCTCAAGGCCGAACGGCTGGACGAGGACTACCCGCTGTGGGACGGCGGCGGCGTGCCGGCGGACCTGGAAGACCGCATCCTCGAACTGGAGCGCCAAGGCACGATCGACAGCTACTACGACATCGTCAGCCACTGCTACGCGCACAAGATCGGCGGCTACCCGTCCTTCTGCCAGTCCGGCATCGACCCGGGCGACGGCTTCGAATTCGTCTTCCAGATCTCCTCCGACGCCAAGATCAACCTCAACGTCGTGGACAGCGGCAGCCTGATGTTCTGGAAGCACCGCAGCAGCGGCGAATGGGCGCTCTACTACGACTTCTACTGA
- a CDS encoding IS110 family transposase: MPSVIGVDIAKHTFDIATLQANGKYRTKAKLANSEAGFRTLQEWLNKHSEAGAWVVMEATGIHHEALAEWLLEQNYRVCVLNPAQIAHYARSQLQRVKTDKVDAKLIAEYGERHQDELRPWQPEPRAIRRLKALMRRLADLQEIQQMESNRLEVADTSVQESIRSVLRHIEQQIEETLKAINDHIDNDPDLRGKRDLLTSIDGIADKTAALILAELGDPHRFTSSRAITAFAGLNPRLQESGKYRGQTRISKMGSSRLRAGLYMPAVCALQHNGAIKAMRERLRAKGKTGMQIICAAMRKLLNIAYGVLKSGQPYDVKLALAH, translated from the coding sequence ATGCCCAGTGTCATTGGTGTCGACATTGCGAAGCACACGTTTGATATCGCCACCCTGCAGGCGAACGGCAAGTACCGCACCAAGGCCAAGTTGGCCAACAGCGAGGCGGGCTTTCGCACGCTGCAGGAGTGGCTGAACAAGCACAGCGAGGCGGGTGCCTGGGTCGTGATGGAAGCCACCGGCATCCACCATGAAGCCCTGGCCGAATGGCTGCTGGAGCAGAACTATCGGGTCTGCGTCCTCAACCCTGCGCAGATCGCCCACTACGCCCGCAGTCAGCTGCAGCGCGTGAAAACTGACAAGGTCGACGCCAAGCTGATCGCCGAATACGGCGAGCGCCACCAAGACGAGCTACGGCCCTGGCAGCCTGAACCTCGCGCCATACGGCGCCTGAAAGCACTGATGCGGCGCCTGGCGGATCTGCAGGAAATCCAGCAGATGGAGAGCAATCGCCTGGAGGTGGCCGATACCAGCGTGCAGGAGTCGATCCGCTCAGTGTTGCGGCACATCGAGCAACAGATCGAGGAAACCCTCAAGGCCATCAACGACCACATCGACAATGACCCGGATCTGCGTGGCAAACGTGATCTGTTGACCAGCATCGATGGCATCGCGGACAAGACAGCCGCCCTGATCCTGGCGGAGCTGGGCGACCCTCATCGCTTCACCAGCAGCCGCGCGATTACCGCCTTTGCCGGACTCAACCCGCGTTTGCAGGAGTCTGGTAAGTACCGGGGGCAGACCCGCATTTCCAAGATGGGCTCATCGCGGCTGCGTGCTGGGCTGTACATGCCTGCCGTTTGCGCCCTGCAGCACAACGGGGCGATCAAAGCGATGAGAGAACGCCTCAGAGCCAAGGGCAAGACCGGCATGCAGATCATCTGTGCAGCGATGCGTAAGCTGCTGAACATCGCTTATGGCGTCTTGAAATCGGGCCAGCCGTACGACGTAAAACTGGCCCTTGCTCACTAG